Part of the Cercospora beticola chromosome 5, complete sequence genome is shown below.
GGTGACTAAAGCGCCGATTGCGAAGGTTGCGAGTAAGCTAGAGCGAGATGATTAGTCGAGGTCTTTTCGCCGAGATATGTCACATTGAGGAGATAGCGATACATACCCTAACTTGCGAGGACCCGATACCCTGAGTTTCATGATTCGTGACATTGGCATGATCAGAACGGCCAGATCGAGGACCAGATTGACAGAAGCAAATCCATAATGAAGCCCTGTCGAATTCAAGCACGTTGCCTGCGGCCGGAGAGTGAGGTCCCAGTACGCAGCAATAGGTCGGCATGCGAGTGTCACAGTGGTACACGAGACAATGAGCGCAATGGACAACATTGCCGCGAGACCATAGCAGGTGAAATGGAACCAGGTGCGACCGTCGAAAGGGTGCCAGATTCGCAGATACAAGCAGACCAAGCTGAGTTTGGTGCCGAAGATAACCATGAAGAGTGCGACTTGTCCAGCGAGGAACCACTATTTGAATTATGGTTTAGCATGTCTACAGGTGTTTGAGGGACTGGTGCTTTCGGTACCTTGAGATATGTCTTGATCTGTAATGGTGACAACTCGTACAAATCCTGCCCAGACCCATTCCTGACAGTGTATTGTGACACGACGAACATGGCGATCGTGGGAATAATAAGTAGCGCGACGATATAATCATCCGCTTTGTAGCCCGCGCCTGACAAGGCTGGGCAGCGTGAGAGCATGCGAGCAATCACAAAAGCCATGGCCAACGAGAACAGAATAGGCGCCGCATGTCTGGCGTAGTGTGATCGATTCCTGATCGGTTGGCCGCAAATGTCGGCTCGGTACTTGGCCGCTTTGAGCTGGTCTGCAAACGCACAGGTTGAAGTCACACAGTTCGTCAGAGCCTGGCTCATTACCACATCATTGCAGTAGCATGAGTTCTGAGGCAGACATTGGAATTCTGTGAGAATCTTGACGCCGCATTCCAGCGCGCATGGCGGCGGAGCGGCCGTGGCGATGCTGCTTTGGGGTAGAGACTCTCCCAACACGGAGGATGGGAAGACGAAAGCGAGGAGGAGCGAGGGAGCGAAAGCGAGCATTGTGCCTGAAGAGAGGCGCGAGAGTTCTCCACCGCCCCAGGCACATCCTTACTGTTCATCTTTATGTCTTGCAGAAATGCGGAGAATTATTGCGCGATTCGTGAGTGAGTGCCGAGTGCTTGTCCTTCTGTATGGCTATGACTTCGCATGCAGCGGTGGCGTGCAGCCAAGCTGCACTCAAAGCACCGCTCGTATCGGGCGACTGCTGCGTTGTGTAGAGAACGGCCCTTCCTCACTCCTTCTTTCGTCAGAGTGCCGACGGGGAGCTGCGCGGACCGTTACGGGAGGCGGCCCGTTCGAGTCAGTTCTCACTTGACCTTATTCGTGCCTTGCACAATCTTCCCAATCTGCAACATGCCGTCGGTATCCCGAATCCACAAATAGAAGAACTCTAAGCAGACCTGACTCGAGCCGCAGTCGGGACAGTTCACCCGGTTTGATCAACATCGACTGTACTCTGCACCCTACTCGTGGAAGTCTCAGTCGTGTGAAAACCACCAGAGACCTACAGAGTCATCGGAGTAGTTCCCGGAATACGACGAATACCAAGGAGTAGTAGATCAGTTCGACCCTCTCTCCACAAACAACGACTCGCTGTAGCGTCCCGCCAAGGCGTTGCTTCTATGACTAGCTCTGCTCCAATCTCAGCCAATCGCCATATATACCTCGAAGCTTCGCACTGATTTCGAGcgcctcatcttcatcttcctggAGATGCTTCGACAGAAGATGAGACTTCAGCGTTGGCTTGCACTCGTCTACAAGATACTGCAGCAGCGTCATGACACGCAACTTTCAGAAAATGACAAGTAGCACCAAATGCTGAAACAACAATTTAGTGATCAATCGTGCTTCAGGTGACAACTGTGATCCTCATTTGGCTGGTTCGACTATGAGACACCTTCAGTGCAATCAGCAATTCGCCTACACAGTGTCACAACACAAGTACTGGAAGTTGGAGATGTCACCGGTCAGCTGGACGACCTTTCTGGCTCCTCTTGTTGCAAGATCTGCAAAGAGCAGAAGTGTCCAGCTCCTCCCACAAGTTCGAACTTCGAACTGCTGCAAGTCTCCCGCTAAGGCATTGTTATGACTAGCTTTTCTCCAAGCAAGCTCTCGGCATGAACGCCAAGAAGCCTTGCGAAGGGCTGGCGCAGCCACTTTCCGTTGTCCTGCAGATGGCGCGATCGTATTTGCCTTCTGCTTGTACTCTTTCGACGAGGAATGAGGTGGTTGATACGACTACAAGATACCTGCAAAATATGCGAAGATTGTTTGTTCACGACAAGCAGCATTCAGTCTGCACTGTGTCAGATAAGCAGTTCGACTGGAACAAGTGAGAGTGAAGTCGCCGGTAAGACCGATGACCCTTCAACTTGGTGGCGATGTTCAGATGCTATGGACGGATACCTTACACCTATGACTGCGCAAAGAGAGCACACCAAGTCGGGAAAATACCAAGATTTTGAAAAGAGCGTCCATCACAGTATCGTACACGTGCCTCGTAGGTTCAAGCATTGCCAGCTAGCGCCTGTCGTGCTGCCACCTGCGGAGTTCTGGCCGGAAGTAACCCGTCGGGTTGCCCACTCTTCCAGGGATCCAGCTACCATCCGTATCGAACCTCCAAAACCATTGATGACGATCCATGGGATACATCTCACCGTTCCAGAATGTCCAACTGTCACCCGGCCACTGTTGTGCCCAAGGGGAGGCGTAGTCTTCTGGTGGCCACATGTCATATTGCGGATAGTTTGTGCCTTGTGGGTACCCCCAATCGCCGTGGAGCTATGATTCGAGTTAGTCATTAAGTATCAAGATGCTGCATATCTTGAGAGAACATACACTTTGGAAGGGCACGTAATCGGGATCCCGTCGAGCGACTAAATGGGTTGGTACATAAGCCCCATTTATGTACCATTCTCCGCTGGGCATGATCGAGGTGTTTCTGCTGGTCAAGGTGCAACGATGCGAGTAAATGCAGGGATTTTCGGCTCTGTCAccgtcgttgctgctgctgttgtatTTTCGGAATACTAGAACAGGGCAGGGGCATGATATATATTCGTGGCGGACCACAGACTGTAGTGAACGCTGTGCGTGGCACTCCCGTATAAATCATCAATAGGGGGATCAATATAGAGTGGTTCTAATTGACGTGAATGCCGTCAACGATGACCTCAAGAAAGGACTTAGACACCTTCACAAGAGCCTCTACTACCTACATGTCATTTGTGGCGCTGGACTTTGTGTGGGGATTGAGCACCTGAGCGGCAGTCCTTGTCGAATCCCTGAGAAATCGTACCACTTCACTATACAATGTTGTAGGATGGCATGAATACCAATAGCAACAAAAAAAACCCAGGGAACACTCAATCATGATCAACAAGCTGCTTTCAGCAAGATATATCATTATCTCCTACCTTCCGGCAAAGGCCACCATTGATCCCACTCGTACTCATGGTTCAAAAACCACGGATTCTCTACAGCGTACATATTCCCATTATCGAAACCCCAAGTTCGATAGGGGTAATCAGGCACAAACATTGGCATCATGTCATGGTCTTCACTTGACCAGTCGCCATACTGAGGATAGTTGGCGCCCTGTGGATAAGCTAGATCGGAGTACCATAGCTGTTGTGGGTcagatcgagaaggaagtGTCGCATTTGTGTATGGCAGTGCTTACACTTTGGAATGGGACATAGTTTGGGTCTCGACGGGCCACCCAATTCGATGGAACCAGCTGCCCGTCAATGTACCAGTCTCCCGTCGGCATGGTGTTCGAGTTGCGGTTCGAAGAGGGGTTAGATTAAGTGTTGTTCGGAAATTCAAAGTAATGGCCGTGCAGCTTCAGAGACAATGCGAAGCACTATAAGCGCTGGCGGTACTGTAGTGAATATGTCCTAAGCAAATATCAAGAAGCCGTTGTTTCGCAATGTGCAATAAGAACAGTACATGTGCCACCACGTGCCTATGAAACCCTCTATTCAATCAAGAAATTGTTGCCTCGCCACACCTCTATCAACGCCGCCAATGCCCGCCCATCGCCAACATTGAAACCATCGTTGTGCTAGACCATTATAGTCCTGCCAGTGCTCCGTTGAGCACAGACAACTTCGCATCTCCCTCAGCAGACGCAAGTTCCGCAAGAACTTCGTTGAACAGGCCACCCACCCTCTCCACCACATTAGCTCCGAGAGCTCGACTATCCCACTCCAGCTTGATACGATGACCACCGGCCGCTGTCTTTTGTACTTCCACATAGAGAGCATAATTGAATGTCATGTAGACTTGACTCTGTGCCATGACGATCCATCGCATATGGTTCACGTCCGAACCAGCTGGGGCGGGATCGAAAGGCTGGTAGCAATAGAGCATCTTGGCCATGCCGCCTTTGTTCGCTCGATCCCAGCCGAGGGTACCTTGGTAGATATCATCCAGATTGACGTTTCCGTGCTCTGTAGTGTCCCAGAAATCGGACTGTGTTGTCTTGAGAAATTGCGCGACAGTGGTCGATACGCTCAGCCGGGAGcggaagggcaagaagtttGCACATGTACCATTGACGGTCTGAGGGTTTGCGACGTCAGCGTTACGACCAGTAATCAGGTTATCGACCAAGATATCGCTCGAAGATGTGATGTTGCCGACTACCAAAGCGTTGACAGCTTGGAAGACAGTAGATGCTGTGACACCGAATCGCAGCGCGATGGTATCGACGTCGGCGGTGATAGCAGTAAAGCCTTTGCTATCTGTAGCGAGTCGGACCGGAAAGCTTGAAGCTGGCGCATAGTCTTGAAGCAGCTGTTTCCAATAACCCAGGCTTTTGTTGCGATCTTGCTGCGTCACCCATTCAATATAGTTCCTGAACGGATTCACGTCTGAAAGCACTGGATCGTTGCGTGCCAATGCTGTGAACTGCTCATCAAAGATTCGAAGCAGCGTTCCGTCGTAAGATCCATGGCTGACTTTGATGCAGAGTGACAGCCGGCCCGTCGAGCTGTGGACGAGCAGCTTATAAGCGATCATAGCCTTTCCTACAGCGAAGTCGCTCTTGCGCAAGTCGTCGATGAGGGCTTTCTTTTCATCGTCCGAGCCATAAGTGGTTGCGCTCCAGTCAAGTGTGGAAGTTTTCAATATGATCTGCAAATCTGAATTAGCTGACTGCGCTGTAGATCAAGCAAGCATCACTTACTTGATACCATTTCGTTTCGTGAGCTGAGGACACTGGGCAGTACGTGGCCCGCAGTATCTGGTTGCGTGCTGTAAGACTCTGTGTCACGCGCAGCCAGTGCTCCAAATCAAAATCAGAAGGAAGGTCGCGGCACACGACCAGGTTCCAGTATTGTTCAGGTTCGAAGCCTCGAGCAAGAAACTCCGACTGGCCAGGACCACAAGGATAGACATCCTCCACATCACCTTCATAGTTGAGACCACTTTCCTCAATGGCGTACTTCACCGCATCTGGTATCTCGAAGCCTTTCGTTCTCTCAGTCGAAGCATTGGCAACCAAAAGATTTAGGTGTCGAGCTTGGTCGGCCAGAAGCGGATTCGCAAGAATCTTGGCAACAGAGACACTGTATCCGATTCTTCGGCATTCTGATGCGACGGTAATGGCGGCGATGGAGTCGCCCCCAAAAGCGAGGAAGTCTGAGTTGGCGCCAATAGAGCTCATGGGGCTGTCAAGCACAGCCGCCCATGCTTGCTGTAGAACAATCTCCTCGGCAGTGGAAGCCGATAGAAACTGCGACTTTGGTACGCTTTGTGGACTGTATGATGCCACTTGTGTCTTGTCGAGGGCTTCTGCATATGCCGTGAGTTGCTTCCTGTTTGCCTTGCCAGAAGGCAAGGTTGGGAATGCCGTATATGGCAGGTATAAAGCTGGCATCATGTAATGGGACAGGGTGCCCGCTTCCAAGTTGTGCGCCAGACCTTTGATAGCGTCTAGACGCTTTTCGGCGCCCAGAAGGGTTGGTAAGCCAGCTTCTCTGTCGCCTTTGAAGATGCAGAAAGCAACAAGCTGTCGTTTGTGACTGAGTTCCGCAACCGTCACGACGACAGCATCCACTTCACCAGTGCGCTCTATGGCATTTTCGATCTCACCAAGCTCGATTCGAAAGCCGTTGAGCTTGACCTGATTATCTTTCCGTCCGTAACAGCTGTGAAATCACGTGTCAGTAGGGTATGATGAGAAAAGGGAAGGGTTCCTTACATGAGCCAACCATCCTGAGCCCATGATGCAAGGTCTCCAGTGCGGTACCATCGCTCGCCATTTGCAAGCTCGACGAAGGACATCCTAGTCTGCTCAGCCCGATTGAGGTAGCCCTTGGCTAGCTGAGGTCCGGCTACACATAGCTCGCCAACGTCACCTCCAGCTACTGGCTCGATGCTAGTTGCATCTGGTCGCACGATGAGAGCCTTGACGTGCAACATAGGGAAACCTATACTGTTCAGATCGCCCTCCGGCTGGACTTTAGAGACTGTCATCAAGATGGTTGCCTCAGTTGGTCCATAGCCGTTGTACACATCAACTTTTTCCGCCCACGAGAGAATATTCATGTCGATCTTCTCTCCACAGACATTGAGGACTTTGAGGCCGGGAACATCAGCCGGCCCATTCCTGATCAATTTGGTGATCGTAGGAGTAAGCATGACCTGATTGACGTTCATCCTGTTGATGTGTCCGGTAAGATCAGAGAGGATATCGTCCTGCGGTGCCACGCACAGCGTGCCACCCGTGGAGAAAATAGTGAACACATCGTAGTACGAAGCATCGAACACGTAGTTCAGAACCCAGAGTGCAACCCAGTCCGGAGTGACATTCGTAGCTTTGACCATGCCTATAGTAGCGGCCACGACTGCAGAGTGAGGCACCAGAACACCCTTGGGCAATCCCGTAGAACCTGATGT
Proteins encoded:
- a CDS encoding uncharacterized protein (antiSMASH:Cluster_5), whose amino-acid sequence is MLAFAPSLLLAFVFPSSVLGESLPQSSIATAAPPPCALECGVKILTEFQCLPQNSCYCNDVVMSQALTNCVTSTCAFADQLKAAKYRADICGQPIRNRSHYARHAAPILFSLAMAFVIARMLSRCPALSGAGYKADDYIVALLIIPTIAMFVVSQYTVRNGSGQDLYELSPLQIKTYLKWFLAGQVALFMVIFGTKLSLVCLYLRIWHPFDGRTWFHFTCYGLAAMLSIALIVSCTTVTLACRPIAAYWDLTLRPQATCLNSTGLHYGFASVNLVLDLAVLIMPMSRIMKLRVSGPRKLGLLATFAIGALVTACSVVRIVLLKQTENTTNPTYDFSPAGRLGVVELNASVITCCMPATAGLARRLWGKGIQPLWTSLHSQRSTADQLVSNTSTVDSSTTWNTEKSNYGRYIAPNVPSPAAYRAGSY
- a CDS encoding uncharacterized protein (antiSMASH:Cluster_5), which codes for MPSGEWYINGAYVPTHLVARRDPDYVPFQSLHGDWGYPQGTNYPQYDMWPPEDYASPWAQQWPGDSWTFWNGEMYPMDRHQWFWRFDTDGSWIPGRVGNPTGYFRPELRRWQHDRR
- a CDS encoding uncharacterized protein (antiSMASH:Cluster_5) — its product is MPTGDWYIDGQLVPSNWVARRDPNYVPFQSLWYSDLAYPQGANYPQYGDWSSEDHDMMPMFVPDYPYRTWGFDNGNMYAVENPWFLNHEYEWDQWWPLPEGRR